In Pseudomonas sp. P5_109, the genomic window GCCGCTGTCGTGCGAATGCACGGAGAACAAAGGACTGCTGCGCATCGAGGTCTACGAACCCGTCAGCAAGCGGGTGGAGCTGTTGATCTGCGGCGTTTCGACGGCGGAGCTGACCAGCGTGCGCGCCATCTCGGACTTTGTCGGCGAGTTGCGTACCGAGATGAAGGCAGGGCGCCGGGCTTTTGCGGGCTGAATCCTGTGAACACTGACCTGTGGCGAGGGGGCTTGCCCCCGTTCGGCGGCGCAGCCGTCGCAAACTCATGCACCGCGCGGTTTTAGGGCTGCTGCGCAACCCAACGGGGGCAAGCCCCCTCGCCACAGCAAGCTCCCTCGCCACAGGTGATCATTGCCTGTTCTATTGCCTTAAGCTGCTGGCGGCAGCAGCTCATCAATCATCCGTAAACAATGGTTCAACCCCGGCGACACATCGCCCACCCGTCGGCTGAGAATGATCGGCGAAGTGGCGTTGTCTTCCAGCAGCGGGGTGAAGCCGATGTCGTCGCGGTGCAGCAACTGCACCGAGGCCGGTACCAGCGTGACCCCGATGCCTGCCCCCACCAGGCCGATCGCCGTTTGCAGCTCGTTGGTCCATTGCGCGACGTGGATACTCACGCCATAGGACTCGAACAACGCGATCACATGGTCGGCGTAACTCGGCCGTGGATTGCCGGGGTACAGCACAAAGGGTTCCCTGGCCAGTTCCCGCAGGCTGATGGGGCCGGCGAGCAACGGGTGGCCGGCGGGCAGGGCGGCGACCAGGCGGTCTTCGGTGAGCACGGTCTGGATGATGGCCGGGTCGTCGATACGGATCCGCCCGAAACCGATGTCGATGCGCCCGGCCTTCAACGCCTGCACCTGTTGCAGGGTGGTCATTTCCGACAGCCCCAATTCCAGCTCCAGCGGCTCGCCACTGCGCAGCCGGCGGATCAGCTCCGGCAGCACGCCATACAGTGTCGACGGCGCAAAACCAATACCCAGCCAGGTTTTCTCACCCAGCCCGATACGCTTCGTGTTGTCGCAGACCTTGTTCAGTTGTTCGAGAAGGGCGGTGGAGTGCTCATGGAAAAAACGTCCGGCATCGGTCAATTTCAGCGGTCGGCCGCGCTCCAGCAACATCACCCCCAGCTCGTCCTCCAGTTGCTGGATCTGCCGGCTCAGGGGCGGTTGGGCGATGTGTAGCAGCTCGGCGGCGCGGGTGAAGTTGAGGGTTTGAGCCAATACCTGGAAATAACGCAGGTGACGCAGTTCCATGGAGCCTCCAGACGCGGATCGGTTGCATACCTTAAAGGTATCAAGTCAGACCAATTCTATATTGGCATCACAAAAAAAGCCGTACGAGAATCGATTCCAGAACTTCAAGAACCTGATGGGTATCGAAATGCTTGCAACCGCCATTGAGTCGATCGAGACGATCATCGTCGATCTGCCGACTATCCGCCCGCACAAGCTGGCGATGCACACCATGCAGAACCAGACCCTGGTGATCATTCGCGTGCGTTGCGCCGACGGCATCGAAGGCATCGGCGAATCCACCACCATCGGTGGCCTGGCCTACGGCAATGAAAGCCCGGACAGCATCAAGACCAACATCGACACGCACTTCGCGCCGCTGCTGATCGGCCAGGACAGCGGCAACGTCAACGCCGCCATGTTGCGCCTGGAGCGCAGCATCCGTGGCAACACCTTCGCCAAATCCGGTATCGAAACCGCATTGCTCGACGCCCAGGGCAAACGCCTCGGCCTGCCGGTCAGTGAATTGCTTGGCGGTCGTGTTCGCGACGCGCTGCCGGTGGCCTGGACCCTGGCCAGCGGCGACACCGAAAAAGACATCGCTGAAGCGGAAAAAATGCTCGACCTGCGCCGCCATCGCATCTTCAAGCTGAAGATCGGTGCCGGTGAGGTCAACCGTGACCTGGCCCATGTCATTGCGATCAAGAAAGCCCTCGGTGACCGCGCCAGCGTGCGGGTCGACGTCAACCAGGCCTGGGACGAAGCGGTGGCGATTCGAGCCTGCCGGATCCTCGGCAGCAACGGCATCGACCTGATCGAACAACCGATCTCGCGCAACAACCGCGCCGGCATGGCCCGCCTGAACGCCATGAGCCCGGCGCCGATCATGGCCGATGAATCCATCGAATGCGTGGAGGATGCGTTCAACCTGGCCCGCGAAGGCGCGGCCTCGGTGTTCGCCCTGAAGATTGCCAAGAACGGCGGCCCGCGTGCTGTATTGCGTACCGCTTCCATCGCCGAAGCGGCCGGTATCGCCCTGTACGGCGGCACCATGCTGGAAGGTGGCATCGGCACCATGGCTTCGGCCCATGCCTTCGTCACCTTGAACAAACTGGCCTGGGACACTGAGCTGTTTGGCCCGCTGCTGCTGACCGAAGACATTCTCAGCGAACCGCTGGTGTACCGCGATTTTGAACTGCACGTACCGAAGGCACCGGGCCTGGGCCTGAGCCTGGATGAAGAGCGCCTGGCGTTCTTCCGTCGCGACAAGACATCCACCGCCATTCATCAAGCCTGAGGAGAGCATTATGCTGTTCCACGTAAAAATGACCGTGAACCTGCCGGTCGACATGAATCCCGAAGCGGCCGCGAAATTGAAGGCGGACGAAAAAGCCCTGGCCCAGCGCCTGCAAGAGCAGGGTAAGTGGCGCCACCTGTGGCGCATCGCCGGGCACTATGCCAACTACAGCGTGTTCGATGTCGACAGCGTTCAGGAACTGCATGACCTGCTGATGCAATTGCCCCTGTTCCCGTACATGGCCATCGAAATCGACGCGATGTGCCGGCATCCTTCTTCCATCCGTGACGATGACCGCTGAGCCCAGCCTGTTCAGCTCGCTACGCTAATAATTACAAGATGAGGAACCCTTCAAAATGAACGTCAAGATTTCCCACACTGCCGAAGTCCAGAAATTTCTCGAAG contains:
- a CDS encoding LysR family transcriptional regulator, whose product is MELRHLRYFQVLAQTLNFTRAAELLHIAQPPLSRQIQQLEDELGVMLLERGRPLKLTDAGRFFHEHSTALLEQLNKVCDNTKRIGLGEKTWLGIGFAPSTLYGVLPELIRRLRSGEPLELELGLSEMTTLQQVQALKAGRIDIGFGRIRIDDPAIIQTVLTEDRLVAALPAGHPLLAGPISLRELAREPFVLYPGNPRPSYADHVIALFESYGVSIHVAQWTNELQTAIGLVGAGIGVTLVPASVQLLHRDDIGFTPLLEDNATSPIILSRRVGDVSPGLNHCLRMIDELLPPAA
- a CDS encoding muconate cycloisomerase family protein translates to MLATAIESIETIIVDLPTIRPHKLAMHTMQNQTLVIIRVRCADGIEGIGESTTIGGLAYGNESPDSIKTNIDTHFAPLLIGQDSGNVNAAMLRLERSIRGNTFAKSGIETALLDAQGKRLGLPVSELLGGRVRDALPVAWTLASGDTEKDIAEAEKMLDLRRHRIFKLKIGAGEVNRDLAHVIAIKKALGDRASVRVDVNQAWDEAVAIRACRILGSNGIDLIEQPISRNNRAGMARLNAMSPAPIMADESIECVEDAFNLAREGAASVFALKIAKNGGPRAVLRTASIAEAAGIALYGGTMLEGGIGTMASAHAFVTLNKLAWDTELFGPLLLTEDILSEPLVYRDFELHVPKAPGLGLSLDEERLAFFRRDKTSTAIHQA
- a CDS encoding DUF1652 domain-containing protein, with translation MLPISVLCNIVESGFAPLSCECTENKGLLRIEVYEPVSKRVELLICGVSTAELTSVRAISDFVGELRTEMKAGRRAFAG
- the catC gene encoding muconolactone Delta-isomerase, whose protein sequence is MLFHVKMTVNLPVDMNPEAAAKLKADEKALAQRLQEQGKWRHLWRIAGHYANYSVFDVDSVQELHDLLMQLPLFPYMAIEIDAMCRHPSSIRDDDR